In Clostridiales bacterium, one genomic interval encodes:
- a CDS encoding abortive infection family protein — translation MNDLIYSAPHSAIGKAKELLEICCKTILDEQGITYSTELDLIQLMKLACESINLNPKKIPENVLDRDIAGRILGNLANIAQGMAELRNLYGDGHG, via the coding sequence ATGAATGATTTAATATATTCTGCACCGCATTCAGCTATAGGCAAAGCTAAAGAATTACTTGAAATATGTTGTAAGACAATTTTAGATGAGCAAGGCATTACATATTCAACAGAATTAGATCTCATACAGTTGATGAAGCTGGCTTGTGAAAGTATAAATCTTAATCCGAAGAAAATTCCCGAAAATGTTCTGGATAGAGATATAGCAGGAAGAATATTGGGCAATCTTGCAAATATCGCACAAGGAATGGCAGAGTTAAGAAATTTATATGGAGATGGACATGGTTAA